The window TTTCACGACTTCAAGAAGCAGGGCGTGCCTCCCGACGCGCTGGCCAGATGGGTGTCCGCCACCGGCTGGGAGACGCTGGTCAACCGCAAGGGCACGACCTGGCGCCAACTCGATCCTGCGGTGCGGGAGTCCGTCGTCGACGCGTCGAGCGCCCAGCGGGCGCTCAGGGAACATCCGTCGCTGGTGAAGCGGCCCGTGGTGGAGTGGCCGGGTGGCGTGACGGTCGGCTTCGACGAGGCGGTATTCAGCGCACGGCTGTCCCACTGAGGACGCGACGACCGTCGTGCCGCGTCCTCACAACTCACAAGGCGGTGGTCACGCGGCGAGCAACTGCCTCAGCACGAAGGGCAGGATGCCGCCGTGCTTGTAGTAGTCCACCTCGATCGGCGTGTCGATGCGCAGCGTGACGATCACGGTCTTCTTCTCACCGGTGGGCGTGGTGATCACCAGCGTGGCGTCCGATTGCGGCTTCATGTCGGCATCGACCACCACGTCCACCACCTCGTCACCGATCAGTCCCAGCGTGCTCCATGAGTCGCTGCCCTTGAACTGCAGCGGCAGTACGCCCATGCCGACCAGGTTGCTGCGGTGGATGCGCTCGAAGCTCTTCGCCACCACGGCCTTGATGCCCAGCAGCTGCGTGCCCTTGGCGGCCCAGTCGCGCGACGAGCCGGTGCCGTACTCCTCGCCGCCGAAGATCACCGTGGGTACGCCGGCGGCGATGTACTGCATGGCGGCGTCGTAGATCGCGAGCTTGCGGCCCTTGTCCGCACCGTCGAGCTGGAAGAGGGTGTAGCCACCTTCCTCGCGCGCGCCGTCGTCCTTGGGCGGCAGCATCAGGTTCTTGATGCGCACGTTGGCGAAGGTGCCGCGCATCATCACCTCGTGGTTGCCGCGGCGCGAGCCGTAGCTGTTGAAGTCGGCCTTCAGCACACCGTGCTCTAGCAGGTACTTGCCGGCCGGCGTGGTGTCCTTGAAGGAGCCGGCCGGCGAGATGTGGTCGGTGGTGATCGAGTCGCCGAACAGGCCCATGATGCGTGCGCCCTTCACGCCGGCGTCCGCCACGGCCGGCTCCATGGTGAAGTCCTGGAAGAACGGCGGCTCGGCGATGTAGGTGCTCTTGGGCCAGGTGTAGACATGGCCCTTCACGCCCTTGATCTGTTCCCACAGCTTGCCGGGATCGCTCTTGACCTTGTCGTAATTCTTCTTGAACGCCTTGCCGTCCATCGCGAACTTCATCAGCTTGTAGATCTCGTCGCTGGTGGGCCAGATGTCGCCCAGGTAGACCGGCTTGCCGCCCTTGCCGGTGCCCACCGGTTCCGTCATCAGGTCCCTGCTCACGGTGCCGGCGATCGCATAGGCCACCACCAGCGGCGGGCTGGCCAGGAAGTTGGCCTTCAGGTTCGGGTGGATGCGGGCCTCGAAGTTGCGGTTGCCCGACAGCACGGCGGCGCACACCAGGTCGTTCTTCGTGATCGCCTCGTTGATCTCGGGCGTCAGGTCGCCGGCATTGCCGATGCAGGTGGTGCAGCCGTAGCCAGCGACGAAGAAGCCCAGCTTCTCCAGGTAGGGCAGCAGGCCGGCCTTCTCCAGGTACTCGGTGACGATGCGCGAGCCCGGCGCGAGCGAGGTCTTCACGTGCTTCTTCACCTTCAGCCCGGCCTCGACCGCCTTCTTCGCCAGCAGCCCGGCGGCCAGCAGCACGCCCGGATTGCTGGTGTTGGTGCAGGAGGTGATGGCGGCGATCAGCACGTCGCCGTTCCGGATTTCCAGGCCGTCGCTGGTGGCAAAGGCCTGCCCCAGCTTCTCAGCCGGCTGGTTGAAGCCGTTCTCCGCCGGCGGCTTGCTGAACAGCGAGCCGAACTGCGACTTCACGTGGCCGAGTTCGATGCGATCCTGCGGCCGCTTCGGGCCCGACAGCGACGGCGCCACTGTGCCCAGGTCGAGCTTCACGACCGCGCTGTAGTCGATGTCGCCGGCCTCGGGCACGCCGAACAGCTTCTGCGCCTTGAAGTAGGCCTCGAAGGCCTCGATCTCGGCCTTGCTGCGGCCGGTGCCCTGGAAATAGTCGATGGTCTTCTCGTCGACCGGGAAGAAGCCCATCGTGGCGCCATACTCGGGCGCCATGTTGCCGATCGTGGCGCGGTCGGGCAGGGCGAGGGTGCGGGTGCCTTCGCCGAAGAACTCGACGAACTTGCCCACCACCTTGGCCTTGCGCAGGATCTCGGTGACCGTCAGCACCAGGTCGGTGGCCGTCACGCCCTCGCGCAGTTGGCCGGTGAGCTCGAAGCCCACCACGTCGGGTGTCAGGAAGTAGACCGGCTGGCCCAGCATGCCGGCCTCGGCCTCGATGCCACCCACGCCCCAGCCGACCACGCCGATGCCGTTGATCATCGTGGTGTGGCTGTCGGTGCCCACCAATGTGTCGGGGTAGAAGATGCCGCCCTGGGTCTTGTGCACGCCGCGCGCAAGGTACTCGAGGTTCACCTGGTGCACGATGCCGAAGCCGGGTGGCACGACGCCGAAGGTGTCGAAGGCGTCCATGCCCCATTTCATGAACTGGTAGCGCTCGCGATTGCGGCTGAATTCCAGCTTCATGTTCAGGTCCAGCGCCTTGGCCGACCCGAAGTGGTCGATCATCACCGAGTGGTCGACCACCAGGTCCACCGGCACCAGCGGCTCGATCGCCTTGGGGTTCTTGCCCATCTTCGCGGCCACGTTGCGCATCGCGGCCAGGTCGGCCAGCAGCGGCACGCCGGTGAAGTCCTGCAGCACCACGCGCGCGACGACGAAGGGGATCTCGTCGCTGCGCTCGACGGTCGGCCGCCAGTTCGCGAGCTGCTCCACGTGCTCCTTCGTGACCTTCTTGCCGTCGCAGTTGCGCAGCACGCTCTCCAGCACGATGCGCACCGACACCGGCAGGCGCGCCACGTTCGGGAAGGTCTTCGCCAGCTCGGGTAGCGAGTAGAACCGACCCTCCTTGCCGGAGGCGGTCTTGAAGCTCTTCAGGGTCTTCGGGAAGGCGTGCGGGCTCGTGGCGGGCATGGTCGACCTCGGTGTGGGTTGGGGTTGAAAACGATTATGCGGTTTGCATGCCAACACCACATGACATCGCGGCACCTAGGTCGACGCACCCTTGCGAGGGCCGGTGCGCACCCCCGTGATCCGCTCCAGTGGGGAGGATCCCACGATGGCCATGCGACCGAACAATCGCCGCGGGCCATCGAAGGGCAGGAGGCGATCATGCAGGGGATGTCGAGGCGTGATGTGGTGGGGCGTGCGCTGGCCTTGGCCGCGGCCGCTGGGGTCCGGGTCGCCGGTGCCGCAGCGGTGCGACGATCCGGCGACGGTGCGGCCGCGCCGTCGATGCTGCTGGCGCGTGAGGCCGCGGCCGGCCAGTCTCCGGTCGGCTACCGGGTCAGCGAGAAGCTCGACGGCGTCCGGGCGCAATGGGACGGACGCGAGCTGCGGTTTCGTGGTGGCGGCGTGGTGCCGGCACCGAGCTGGTTCACGGCCGGCTTGCCGGCCGTGGCGCTGGACGGCGAGCTGTGGCTCGGCCGTGGCCGTTTCGAGGCGCTCACGGCGATCGTGCGGGACCGGCAGCCCGACGATGCCGGATGGCGGCAGGTGCGCTACGGTGTGTTCGAGCTGCCGGGAGCGCCCGGCCCGTTCACCGAGCGGGCAGCGCGGATGGCTCAACTGGTCAGTCAAACGGGGCCCGGGCCGCTGATGGCAGTGGAGCAATGGGAACTGCTCGATGCCGCAGCCCTGCAGGACCGACTGGCCAGCGTGGTGGCGCAGGGCGGCGAAGGGCTGATGCTGCACCGGGCCGACGCCCCCTACGTCACCGGCCGCAGCGAAGTGCTGCTGAAGCTCAAGCCGCTGCAGGACAGCGAGGCGGTCGTCATCGGGCACGTCGCGGGGAAGGGCCGCTTTGTCGGGCAGTTGGGCGCCTTGCGCGTGCGCACGCCGCAGGGACGGGAGTTCGCGCTGGGCACGGGCTTCAGCGATGCACAGCGGGCTTCACCGCCTCCGCAGGGCACGGTGGTCACCTACACCTACCGCGGCACCACGGCGCGCGGCCTGCCGCGCTTCGCCAGTTTCCTGCGGATGGCCGGGCCTTGACGCCGGTCCCGGCCACGGCTTGAGGTATGTTGCGGGCGATGAGCGAACACAGCTTCTACTGGCACGACTACGAAACCTTCGGGCGCTGGCCGCGGCGCGACCGGCCGGCGCAGTTCGCTGGCGTGCGCACCGACGCCGAGCTCAACGAGATCGGTC is drawn from Methylibium petroleiphilum PM1 and contains these coding sequences:
- a CDS encoding arsenate reductase, which produces MPTITLYGIPNCDTVKRARAWLEARDVGYTFHDFKKQGVPPDALARWVSATGWETLVNRKGTTWRQLDPAVRESVVDASSAQRALREHPSLVKRPVVEWPGGVTVGFDEAVFSARLSH
- the acnA gene encoding aconitate hydratase AcnA, which gives rise to MPATSPHAFPKTLKSFKTASGKEGRFYSLPELAKTFPNVARLPVSVRIVLESVLRNCDGKKVTKEHVEQLANWRPTVERSDEIPFVVARVVLQDFTGVPLLADLAAMRNVAAKMGKNPKAIEPLVPVDLVVDHSVMIDHFGSAKALDLNMKLEFSRNRERYQFMKWGMDAFDTFGVVPPGFGIVHQVNLEYLARGVHKTQGGIFYPDTLVGTDSHTTMINGIGVVGWGVGGIEAEAGMLGQPVYFLTPDVVGFELTGQLREGVTATDLVLTVTEILRKAKVVGKFVEFFGEGTRTLALPDRATIGNMAPEYGATMGFFPVDEKTIDYFQGTGRSKAEIEAFEAYFKAQKLFGVPEAGDIDYSAVVKLDLGTVAPSLSGPKRPQDRIELGHVKSQFGSLFSKPPAENGFNQPAEKLGQAFATSDGLEIRNGDVLIAAITSCTNTSNPGVLLAAGLLAKKAVEAGLKVKKHVKTSLAPGSRIVTEYLEKAGLLPYLEKLGFFVAGYGCTTCIGNAGDLTPEINEAITKNDLVCAAVLSGNRNFEARIHPNLKANFLASPPLVVAYAIAGTVSRDLMTEPVGTGKGGKPVYLGDIWPTSDEIYKLMKFAMDGKAFKKNYDKVKSDPGKLWEQIKGVKGHVYTWPKSTYIAEPPFFQDFTMEPAVADAGVKGARIMGLFGDSITTDHISPAGSFKDTTPAGKYLLEHGVLKADFNSYGSRRGNHEVMMRGTFANVRIKNLMLPPKDDGAREEGGYTLFQLDGADKGRKLAIYDAAMQYIAAGVPTVIFGGEEYGTGSSRDWAAKGTQLLGIKAVVAKSFERIHRSNLVGMGVLPLQFKGSDSWSTLGLIGDEVVDVVVDADMKPQSDATLVITTPTGEKKTVIVTLRIDTPIEVDYYKHGGILPFVLRQLLAA
- a CDS encoding DNA ligase gives rise to the protein MSRRDVVGRALALAAAAGVRVAGAAAVRRSGDGAAAPSMLLAREAAAGQSPVGYRVSEKLDGVRAQWDGRELRFRGGGVVPAPSWFTAGLPAVALDGELWLGRGRFEALTAIVRDRQPDDAGWRQVRYGVFELPGAPGPFTERAARMAQLVSQTGPGPLMAVEQWELLDAAALQDRLASVVAQGGEGLMLHRADAPYVTGRSEVLLKLKPLQDSEAVVIGHVAGKGRFVGQLGALRVRTPQGREFALGTGFSDAQRASPPPQGTVVTYTYRGTTARGLPRFASFLRMAGP